In the Leptotrichia sp. oral taxon 847 genome, one interval contains:
- a CDS encoding phosphoglycerate kinase: MAKKTLKDLDVKGKKVLVRVDFNVPIKDGVVGNDNRITAALPTLNYILDNGGAVIAFSHLGKVKTEEDKVSKTLAPVAKVLAEKLGKPVKFVPVTRGPELEKAVAELKPGEILMFENTRFEDLDGKKESKNDPELGKYWASLGDVFVNDAFGTAHRAHASNVGIASNIKESAVGFLIEKEIKFIGGAVDNPERPLVAILGGAKVSDKIGVIDNLLEKADKVIIGGGMMFTFLKALGKNTGSSLLEADKVDLAKSLIEKAKAKGVELLLPVDAVVAQKFSNDVPFKTVSVDEIEDGWMGLDIGEKSVELFKKALEGAKTVVWNGPMGVFEMSNFAKGTIGVCKAIAELKGAKTIIGGGDSAAAAIQLGFADKFSHISTGGGASLEYLEGKVLPGVAAISEK; this comes from the coding sequence ATGGCTAAGAAAACTTTAAAAGATTTAGACGTAAAAGGAAAAAAAGTATTAGTAAGAGTTGATTTTAACGTACCTATAAAAGACGGAGTTGTTGGAAATGATAATAGAATTACTGCGGCACTGCCAACATTAAATTATATTTTAGACAACGGTGGAGCAGTAATAGCTTTTTCTCACCTAGGAAAAGTTAAGACTGAAGAAGATAAAGTTTCAAAAACTTTGGCACCTGTTGCTAAAGTATTGGCGGAAAAATTAGGAAAACCAGTTAAATTTGTGCCTGTAACAAGAGGGCCTGAATTAGAAAAAGCGGTTGCAGAATTGAAACCTGGAGAAATTTTAATGTTTGAAAACACTAGATTTGAAGATTTGGATGGTAAAAAAGAATCTAAAAATGATCCTGAATTAGGAAAATACTGGGCATCACTTGGAGATGTATTCGTAAATGATGCATTTGGAACTGCTCACAGAGCTCACGCTTCAAATGTAGGAATTGCATCAAACATTAAAGAATCAGCAGTTGGATTCTTAATTGAAAAAGAAATTAAATTCATTGGAGGAGCTGTTGATAATCCTGAAAGACCATTAGTAGCTATCTTAGGTGGAGCAAAAGTTTCTGATAAAATCGGAGTTATTGATAACTTGTTAGAAAAAGCTGATAAAGTAATTATCGGTGGTGGAATGATGTTCACTTTCTTAAAAGCTTTGGGTAAAAACACAGGTTCTTCATTATTGGAAGCTGATAAGGTAGATTTAGCTAAATCATTAATCGAAAAAGCTAAAGCAAAAGGTGTTGAATTATTGTTACCAGTGGATGCTGTTGTAGCTCAAAAATTTAGCAACGATGTACCATTCAAAACAGTTTCAGTTGACGAAATTGAAGATGGATGGATGGGATTAGATATAGGTGAAAAGTCAGTAGAATTGTTCAAAAAAGCATTAGAAGGCGCTAAAACAGTAGTATGGAATGGACCTATGGGAGTATTTGAAATGTCTAACTTTGCCAAAGGAACAATTGGTGTATGTAAAGCAATTGCTGAATTAAAAGGTGCTAAAACAATTATTGGTGGAGGAGATTCTGCGGCAGCGGCAATTCAATTGGGATTTGCTGACAAATTCTCTCATATTTCAACAGGTGGTGGAGCTTCATTGGAATACTTAGAAGGAAAAGTATTACCAGGTGTGGCAGCTATTTCTGAAAAATAA
- the recJ gene encoding single-stranded-DNA-specific exonuclease RecJ: MRNTRWRSKIIPSPRQEKEYIKKSGNDERKNSKKIKIKRANQNEAKKFSIDQDILQILYSRGIDSEEKIKKFLNPNLKDIEDPLGLCDMEKAVIEIEKAILKQKNIWIYGDYDVDGITSTSVLYLALKELGAENVNYYIPIRDEGYGLNNEALKKIKDSGADLIITVDCGITAFSEVEFANSIDLPIIITDHHNLNGGRIPEALAVINPKRKENSFSFEFLAGVGTIFMVMISLFERAGKKEDTNKYLDLVAIGTVADIVPLTDENRIFTKFGLEQLFHTRHKGLKFLLYKLFFSNQQNTEKIEYTTYDVGFIIAPVFNAAGRLTDAKMVVKLLISDNDREIEVIVKELINRNFERKELQNKIVEKIENKIEKTDISNDFVIVDYSPEYHHGVIGIAASKIVDKYYKPVIIMEVKEDEGVAVGSCRSIANFNILEALQSMPELFLKFGGHSGAAGFTLPIKNIPLFQKKVNKFAKTKLTKNDFVKIIEIDKQIPIQKISYEFFQLTEKLKPFGFGNPTPTFRTNNVLFENIKFIGENRNHIMLDLKQKGFSNKNAVWFNSGEYFKDLNKNLIYDIVFKLKTEMYQNRFYTKVYIEDVKPSKMKDETLLYYHSLFNTSFPLKSIFYTNVDWEEDKKIKMKANFDQIELFCGRKIIGRLDYNISNMLLLLNKYYNWKFSVEIENIRKTENNKIVEILIKRNYKFKCYEYEDAGIFKKIKDFLIGKMEYNTQTKTLLAQIFKHDKNLIIKNFFNKKEEFKYEMSDFKIFLLTIGIYYKKMTSKKSQIVVKSRDDFDYNEPFINEYFEINEKYENDHPFTVFYDFVPKNISFSDKKKNNLETVSAEDEIKDLKNENNKNFEINEELKKIKYNEIKQIEYKIEKDEDDKIKEKFCIILNDGEFLKRLNFSEKEMERKNIAEISTDIKIKKNIIFLENLSKKDRKKLNPKNIYIKYLPFQEKIKLKKLLNEGKIIYSDYSINDIL; encoded by the coding sequence ATGAGAAATACTAGATGGCGTTCAAAGATTATTCCTAGTCCACGTCAGGAAAAAGAATACATAAAAAAAAGTGGAAATGATGAAAGAAAAAATTCAAAAAAAATAAAAATTAAAAGAGCAAATCAAAATGAAGCGAAAAAATTTTCGATTGATCAAGATATTCTACAAATTCTTTATTCAAGGGGAATTGATTCAGAAGAAAAAATTAAAAAATTTCTTAATCCCAATTTAAAAGATATTGAGGATCCCTTGGGACTTTGCGATATGGAAAAAGCTGTGATTGAAATTGAAAAAGCGATTTTGAAGCAGAAAAATATTTGGATATATGGGGATTACGATGTTGATGGCATCACTTCCACTTCAGTTTTGTATTTGGCGTTAAAAGAACTTGGAGCGGAAAATGTTAATTATTATATTCCCATTCGAGATGAGGGTTATGGGTTAAATAATGAAGCGCTAAAAAAAATAAAAGATTCAGGAGCGGATTTGATAATTACAGTTGACTGCGGAATTACCGCGTTTTCTGAAGTTGAATTTGCCAATTCAATAGATTTGCCAATAATAATTACCGATCACCACAATCTAAACGGTGGAAGAATTCCAGAAGCTCTGGCAGTTATTAATCCCAAAAGAAAGGAAAATAGTTTTTCTTTTGAGTTTTTGGCTGGAGTTGGAACTATTTTTATGGTTATGATTTCTCTTTTTGAAAGAGCTGGAAAAAAAGAAGATACCAATAAATATTTAGATTTAGTGGCAATTGGGACGGTCGCAGATATTGTTCCTCTTACAGATGAAAATAGAATTTTTACAAAATTCGGATTGGAACAATTATTTCACACAAGACATAAAGGGTTAAAATTTTTACTTTATAAATTATTTTTTTCAAATCAGCAAAATACTGAAAAAATTGAATACACAACTTATGATGTAGGATTTATAATAGCACCCGTATTTAATGCGGCAGGTAGGCTCACAGATGCAAAAATGGTTGTAAAACTTTTGATTTCAGATAATGACAGAGAAATTGAAGTAATCGTAAAAGAGCTCATCAATAGAAACTTTGAGAGAAAAGAACTGCAAAATAAAATTGTGGAAAAAATAGAAAATAAAATTGAAAAAACCGATATTTCAAACGACTTTGTAATTGTGGATTATTCACCTGAATATCATCACGGTGTAATTGGAATTGCAGCTTCCAAAATTGTCGATAAATACTATAAGCCTGTAATAATAATGGAAGTAAAAGAAGATGAGGGAGTTGCGGTCGGTTCATGCAGAAGTATTGCAAACTTTAATATTTTGGAAGCGCTTCAATCAATGCCAGAATTATTTTTGAAATTTGGAGGACACTCAGGTGCTGCTGGATTTACTCTTCCAATAAAAAATATTCCACTATTTCAAAAAAAAGTAAATAAATTTGCAAAAACTAAATTGACAAAAAACGATTTTGTGAAAATTATTGAAATTGACAAGCAAATTCCAATACAAAAAATTTCGTACGAATTTTTTCAACTGACAGAAAAGTTAAAACCATTTGGATTTGGAAATCCTACGCCGACTTTCAGAACAAATAATGTTCTTTTTGAAAACATTAAATTTATTGGAGAAAATAGAAATCATATTATGCTTGATCTTAAACAAAAGGGATTTTCTAATAAAAATGCAGTTTGGTTTAATTCGGGAGAATATTTTAAAGATTTAAACAAAAATTTAATTTATGACATTGTTTTTAAATTGAAAACTGAAATGTATCAAAACAGATTTTATACAAAAGTGTATATTGAAGATGTCAAACCATCCAAAATGAAAGACGAAACTTTGCTCTATTACCATTCATTATTCAACACTTCATTCCCACTAAAATCAATTTTTTATACGAATGTTGACTGGGAAGAAGATAAAAAAATAAAAATGAAAGCAAATTTTGATCAAATAGAACTTTTTTGTGGAAGAAAAATTATAGGGCGACTGGATTACAATATCTCAAATATGCTCTTACTATTAAATAAATATTATAATTGGAAATTTTCGGTTGAAATTGAAAACATAAGAAAAACTGAAAACAACAAAATAGTTGAAATTTTGATAAAAAGAAATTACAAATTTAAGTGTTATGAGTACGAAGATGCGGGAATTTTTAAAAAAATAAAAGATTTTTTAATTGGAAAAATGGAATATAACACTCAGACAAAGACATTGCTCGCACAAATTTTTAAACATGATAAAAACTTAATTATAAAAAATTTTTTTAATAAAAAAGAAGAATTTAAATATGAAATGTCAGATTTCAAAATATTTTTGCTTACAATCGGAATTTATTACAAGAAAATGACTTCCAAAAAAAGTCAAATTGTAGTAAAAAGTAGAGATGATTTTGACTACAACGAGCCTTTTATCAACGAATATTTTGAAATAAATGAAAAATATGAAAATGACCATCCATTTACTGTTTTTTATGATTTCGTTCCTAAAAATATTAGTTTTTCTGACAAAAAGAAAAATAATTTGGAAACAGTTTCCGCAGAAGATGAAATTAAAGATTTGAAAAATGAAAATAACAAAAATTTTGAAATAAATGAAGAACTAAAAAAAATTAAATACAACGAAATTAAACAAATTGAATATAAAATTGAAAAAGATGAAGATGACAAAATTAAAGAAAAATTTTGTATAATTTTAAACGACGGCGAATTTTTAAAAAGGCTAAATTTTTCAGAAAAAGAAATGGAAAGAAAAAATATTGCAGAAATTTCAACGGATATTAAAATCAAAAAAAATATTATTTTTCTTGAAAATTTATCAAAAAAAGATAGAAAAAAATTAAATCCCAAAAATATTTACATAAAATATCTGCCTTTCCAGGAAAAAATCAAATTAAAAAAATTGCTTAACGAAGGAAAAATTATTTATTCTGACTATTCAATAAATGATATTTTGTAG
- the tnpA gene encoding IS200/IS605 family transposase, translating into MANKTNSLSHTKWMCKYHIVFTPKYRRKIVYSQYRKSVGEILRRLCEYKGVEIIEGHLMKDHVHMLVSIPPKISVSSFMGYLKGKSALMMFDKHANLKYKFGNRHFWSEGYYVSTVGLNEATIKKYIAEQEKHDIAMDKLSVKEYEDPFKGSK; encoded by the coding sequence ATGGCTAATAAAACTAATAGCCTGTCTCATACTAAATGGATGTGTAAGTATCATATAGTATTTACACCTAAGTATAGACGAAAAATTGTATATAGTCAATACAGAAAAAGTGTGGGAGAAATTTTAAGAAGATTATGTGAATATAAAGGAGTTGAAATAATAGAAGGACATCTGATGAAAGATCACGTGCATATGCTGGTAAGCATACCACCAAAAATAAGTGTATCAAGTTTTATGGGATATCTGAAAGGGAAAAGTGCATTGATGATGTTTGATAAGCATGCAAACTTAAAATATAAATTTGGAAACAGACATTTCTGGTCAGAAGGATATTATGTAAGCACAGTAGGCTTAAATGAAGCAACAATAAAAAAATATATAGCCGAACAGGAGAAACATGATATAGCGATGGACAAATTAAGTGTAAAGGAATATGAAGACCCTTTTAAGGGTAGCAAGTAG
- the tgt gene encoding tRNA guanosine(34) transglycosylase Tgt translates to MEKPIKYELEKKDKNARAGVISTPHGKIKTPVFMPVGTQATVKAMTNEELKEINSQIILGNTYHLYLRPGDKLVNDFGGLHGFMNWDRPILTDSGGFQVFSLGDLRDIKEEGVNFRSHIDGSKHFLSPEKSIEIQNNLGSDIMMVLDECPPGLSSREYLIPSIERTTRWAKRCIKANRNKDTQGLFAIVQGGIYEDLRNKSFDELFEMDDDFSGYAIGGLAVGEPREDMYRILEYITPKLPQDKPRYLMGVGEPVDMLEAVESGIDMMDCVQPTRLGRHGTVFTKYGRLVIKNSAYSRDDRPLDEGCDCYVCKNYTRAYIRHLFKVGEILGQRLATYHNLHFLLKLMDDARNAILNERFQEYKEEFLKNYSMGKESEWIKPRIFGNPTIVKKGKNGVMV, encoded by the coding sequence ATGGAAAAACCAATAAAATATGAATTGGAAAAAAAGGATAAAAATGCCAGAGCGGGCGTGATTTCAACGCCTCATGGGAAAATTAAAACTCCAGTATTTATGCCAGTTGGAACTCAGGCTACCGTCAAAGCGATGACAAATGAGGAACTAAAAGAAATTAATTCTCAAATAATTTTGGGAAATACTTATCATTTGTATTTAAGACCAGGAGATAAATTGGTAAATGATTTTGGAGGACTGCACGGTTTTATGAATTGGGATAGACCGATTCTTACGGATAGTGGCGGATTTCAAGTTTTTAGTTTAGGAGATTTGCGGGATATAAAAGAAGAAGGAGTCAATTTTCGTTCGCATATAGACGGCTCAAAACATTTTTTGTCGCCAGAAAAATCTATTGAAATTCAAAATAACTTGGGAAGCGACATTATGATGGTCTTAGATGAGTGTCCACCAGGGTTGTCTTCACGAGAGTATTTAATTCCATCAATTGAACGGACAACCAGATGGGCTAAAAGATGCATAAAAGCTAATAGAAATAAGGATACACAGGGGCTTTTTGCAATTGTTCAGGGCGGAATTTATGAGGATTTGAGAAATAAAAGTTTTGATGAGTTATTTGAGATGGATGATGATTTTTCTGGATATGCAATTGGAGGACTTGCAGTTGGAGAGCCGAGAGAAGATATGTACCGGATTTTAGAATACATCACGCCAAAGTTGCCACAGGATAAACCTAGATATTTGATGGGTGTTGGAGAGCCGGTGGATATGTTAGAAGCTGTGGAATCTGGAATAGATATGATGGATTGCGTTCAGCCAACAAGACTTGGGAGACATGGGACAGTTTTTACAAAATATGGAAGACTTGTTATAAAAAATTCAGCTTATTCAAGAGATGATAGACCACTTGATGAGGGCTGCGACTGCTATGTGTGTAAAAATTATACAAGAGCTTATATAAGACATCTTTTCAAAGTTGGAGAAATTTTGGGACAAAGACTCGCGACTTATCACAATCTGCACTTTTTGTTAAAGTTGATGGACGACGCTAGAAATGCTATTTTAAATGAAAGATTTCAAGAGTACAAAGAGGAGTTTTTGAAAAATTATTCAATGGGAAAAGAGAGTGAATGGATAAAGCCCAGAATTTTTGGAAATCCGACTATTGTGAAAAAAGGGAAAAATGGAGTTATGGTGTAA
- a CDS encoding type B 50S ribosomal protein L31, translating into MAKKDLHPAYNFVVFEDTSNGEKFLTKSTKTSKETTTFEGKEYPVIKVATSSTSHPFFTGKSKFVDETGRVDKFKKKYNL; encoded by the coding sequence ATGGCAAAAAAAGATTTACATCCTGCTTACAACTTTGTAGTGTTTGAAGATACAAGTAATGGAGAAAAATTCTTAACAAAATCAACTAAAACTTCTAAAGAAACAACTACTTTTGAAGGAAAAGAATATCCTGTAATAAAAGTTGCAACAAGTTCAACTTCTCATCCATTCTTTACTGGAAAATCTAAATTCGTTGATGAAACTGGAAGAGTTGATAAATTTAAGAAAAAATATAATTTATAA
- a CDS encoding Dps family protein: MSKTVEKLNLYLANLNVLYRKVQNYHWNIVGSGFFSVHAKLEEYYDGLNTQIDDVAERILAIGGRPLGTLKDYLAVSTIKEAENKEISISDAIADVIKEFEAMLKLVKEVKVVADEENDYGTSALVDEYISTYEKDLWMLNAYLK; encoded by the coding sequence ATGTCAAAAACAGTTGAAAAATTAAATCTTTATTTAGCAAATTTAAATGTGTTATACAGAAAAGTTCAAAATTATCATTGGAATATAGTTGGTTCAGGATTCTTTTCTGTTCACGCAAAATTAGAAGAATATTATGATGGATTAAATACACAAATTGATGATGTTGCTGAAAGAATTTTAGCAATCGGTGGTCGTCCTTTAGGAACATTAAAAGACTACTTAGCAGTTTCTACTATCAAAGAAGCTGAAAATAAAGAAATTTCTATTTCTGATGCAATTGCTGATGTAATAAAAGAATTTGAAGCAATGTTAAAATTAGTAAAAGAAGTAAAAGTAGTCGCTGATGAAGAAAATGATTACGGTACATCTGCATTAGTTGATGAATATATCAGTACATACGAAAAAGATTTATGGATGTTGAATGCTTATTTGAAATAG
- a CDS encoding undecaprenyl-diphosphate phosphatase, producing the protein MIFSIIKVFILSLVEGLTEFVPVSSTGHMIIVDQFLKLSNNKVFVDAFEIIIQLGAILSVVVYYWKKIFPFAKGHAKQESMDIITMWIKIVIAVIPATILGLKFNKVIKEKFFNPVTVSIMLVFYGILLIWIETRKKKEEKIKSIKEMTIPVALGVGLFQCLAMIPGTSRSAATIIGGVLLGLNRVLATEFSFFLAIPTMFGATLLEIVKIGHVLTMEEWFLIGLGFVLSFIFAYAVIKVFMDYIKKHDFKVFGYYRIILGIIILVLFFTGVIK; encoded by the coding sequence ATGATTTTTAGCATTATAAAAGTCTTTATATTAAGTCTTGTTGAAGGACTTACTGAATTCGTACCTGTTAGCAGTACTGGGCATATGATAATTGTCGATCAGTTTTTGAAACTATCTAATAATAAAGTATTTGTTGACGCTTTTGAAATAATAATTCAGCTGGGAGCGATTCTATCAGTTGTTGTTTACTATTGGAAAAAAATATTTCCATTTGCGAAAGGTCACGCAAAACAAGAAAGTATGGATATTATTACAATGTGGATAAAAATTGTAATTGCTGTTATTCCTGCCACAATTTTGGGATTGAAATTTAACAAGGTTATTAAAGAAAAATTTTTTAATCCAGTAACTGTTTCAATAATGCTTGTTTTTTATGGAATTTTACTTATTTGGATTGAAACAAGAAAGAAAAAAGAAGAAAAAATAAAATCAATTAAAGAAATGACAATTCCAGTTGCACTTGGAGTTGGGCTTTTTCAATGCCTTGCGATGATTCCGGGAACTTCTCGTTCTGCTGCGACAATAATTGGTGGGGTTTTATTAGGACTAAATAGAGTTTTAGCTACAGAATTTTCATTCTTTTTAGCAATACCGACAATGTTTGGAGCAACTTTGTTAGAAATAGTTAAGATTGGACATGTTCTTACAATGGAAGAATGGTTTTTAATTGGACTTGGATTTGTATTATCGTTTATTTTTGCTTATGCCGTTATAAAGGTATTTATGGACTATATCAAAAAGCATGATTTTAAAGTATTTGGCTATTACCGAATTATTTTAGGAATTATTATTTTAGTTTTATTTTTCACAGGAGTGATAAAATAA
- a CDS encoding coproporphyrinogen III oxidase, which translates to MIISNIKVNKNKLEEFVRVLLPEEYDILKKNSKKNIYFEIFENLEKIDVIAILTEEKNYKNDKNSEIKIEICENFKIKNIKEKNILKKITFSYEKICDKYFDQAEVMLKTALFKIFEKEENFKWGTLIGVRPTKIVGRFLKMGLSYEKILEILRDIYLVSDEKRKLLINIVKKQQKYFDKDTIGIYIGIAFCPTKCTYCSFPAYLLKGKYAARYDEYVKDIYRETKEIGKLTQELNLKINTIYIGGGTPSILSADEIKKLLDTIKENYDLSYLKEFTFEAGRIDTLNQKKLQVIKQGGVNKISINPQSFNEKTLKLVNRYHDRKQFDKVYKLAKEMGLSINMDLILGLPKETTQDILYTLNEVAKYDVENLTIHNLAIKNASKLNKENYEHRNILDYEAIFEKIDKITKNKELTPYYMYRQKNSFQWGENLGYSLKNYESIYNIEMIEENKTIIGIGAGAITKLIWTNTNTKRDNIKRLVNPKDPLVWMNELKTRLKIKKKK; encoded by the coding sequence ATGATTATTTCAAATATTAAAGTAAATAAAAATAAACTGGAAGAATTTGTGAGAGTTCTTTTACCCGAAGAATATGATATTTTAAAAAAAAATTCCAAAAAAAATATTTATTTTGAAATTTTTGAAAATCTAGAAAAAATTGATGTTATAGCTATTTTGACAGAAGAAAAGAATTATAAGAATGACAAAAATTCTGAAATAAAAATTGAAATTTGTGAAAATTTCAAAATTAAAAATATTAAAGAAAAAAATATATTAAAAAAGATTACTTTTTCTTATGAAAAAATTTGTGACAAATATTTTGACCAAGCGGAAGTTATGCTAAAAACTGCTCTTTTTAAAATTTTTGAAAAAGAAGAAAATTTTAAATGGGGCACATTAATCGGTGTCAGACCTACAAAAATTGTTGGAAGATTTTTAAAAATGGGACTTTCTTATGAAAAAATTTTAGAAATTTTGAGAGATATTTATTTAGTCAGCGATGAAAAAAGAAAGTTACTAATAAATATTGTAAAAAAACAGCAGAAATATTTCGACAAAGATACAATCGGAATTTATATTGGAATTGCCTTTTGTCCGACAAAATGCACTTACTGTTCATTTCCAGCGTATCTTCTAAAAGGAAAATATGCCGCTAGATACGACGAATATGTTAAAGATATTTACAGAGAAACTAAAGAGATTGGAAAACTTACACAAGAATTGAATTTAAAAATAAACACAATTTACATTGGTGGTGGCACTCCTTCAATTTTATCAGCCGATGAAATAAAAAAATTGCTTGATACAATAAAAGAAAACTACGATCTGAGCTATTTGAAAGAATTTACTTTTGAAGCTGGAAGAATTGACACCTTGAACCAAAAAAAACTTCAAGTTATAAAACAAGGTGGTGTGAATAAAATTAGCATTAATCCACAATCGTTTAATGAAAAGACGCTAAAACTCGTAAACAGATACCATGATAGAAAACAATTTGACAAAGTCTATAAATTAGCTAAAGAAATGGGACTTTCAATTAATATGGACTTGATTTTAGGACTTCCGAAAGAAACAACTCAAGATATTTTATATACCTTGAACGAAGTCGCAAAATACGACGTGGAAAATTTGACAATTCATAATTTAGCGATAAAAAATGCGAGTAAACTTAACAAAGAAAATTATGAACACCGCAACATTCTGGATTACGAAGCTATTTTTGAAAAAATTGATAAAATTACTAAAAATAAGGAACTTACGCCTTACTATATGTATCGTCAGAAAAATAGCTTCCAGTGGGGTGAAAATTTAGGATATTCCTTAAAAAATTATGAATCCATTTACAACATTGAAATGATTGAAGAAAATAAAACGATTATTGGAATTGGAGCTGGAGCGATTACAAAATTAATTTGGACAAATACAAATACTAAAAGAGATAACATAAAAAGGCTTGTCAATCCAAAAGATCCTCTTGTATGGATGAATGAGCTAAAAACACGGCTTAAAATAAAAAAGAAAAAATAA
- a CDS encoding IS256 family transposase, with amino-acid sequence MTKKKIDNEIFKTLIEDYNIKDTNDIKDMLKDLLSGTIQTMLEAEIEHELGYAKHSMKDKTTSNARNGHSKKTVRSEYGNLDLDIPRDRNAEFEPQIIPKYQREITGIEGQILSLYAKGMSNRDIEDHLNNLYGIDVSPSMISKITDKIIPEIREWQSRQLEDVYPIVFMDAIHYSVRKDGVVVKKAVYLAIGIDKEGRKEVLGFWIGENESSKYWLNVLNELKNRGVQDILIMSVDNLKGFSEAISSVFPKTEIQKCVVHQIRNSIRYISYKDVREFTSDLKEMYNAPTLEQAEFKLDELEEKWGKKYMAVINSWRSNWNELTTYFKYDTKIRKLIYTTNPIESLNRQLRKYTKTKSLYPTDEALMKSVYLSLKEATRKWTGRIPGWGEIYSQLSIYFEGRI; translated from the coding sequence ATGACTAAAAAGAAAATTGACAACGAAATTTTTAAAACACTGATTGAGGATTACAATATTAAAGATACTAATGATATTAAGGATATGCTTAAGGATTTGCTTTCGGGTACTATCCAAACCATGCTTGAAGCTGAAATTGAGCATGAACTGGGGTATGCTAAACATTCTATGAAAGATAAGACTACTTCTAATGCTAGAAATGGACATTCCAAGAAAACTGTTAGAAGTGAGTATGGCAATCTTGATTTAGATATTCCTAGAGATAGAAATGCTGAGTTTGAGCCTCAAATCATCCCTAAATATCAAAGAGAAATTACTGGCATTGAAGGACAGATTCTTTCTCTTTATGCTAAAGGAATGAGCAATAGAGATATCGAGGACCATCTCAATAATCTTTATGGAATTGATGTTTCGCCATCTATGATCAGTAAAATTACAGATAAAATTATACCTGAAATTAGGGAATGGCAGTCTAGACAGCTTGAGGATGTATACCCAATAGTTTTTATGGATGCTATCCATTACAGCGTAAGAAAAGATGGAGTTGTTGTTAAAAAGGCGGTATATTTAGCTATAGGAATAGATAAGGAAGGGCGAAAGGAGGTCTTAGGATTTTGGATAGGAGAAAATGAATCAAGCAAGTACTGGCTAAATGTTTTAAATGAATTAAAAAACAGAGGAGTTCAGGATATACTAATTATGTCTGTTGATAATTTAAAAGGGTTCAGCGAAGCAATATCTTCGGTGTTCCCTAAGACAGAAATTCAAAAATGTGTGGTTCATCAAATTAGAAACAGCATAAGATACATATCTTACAAAGATGTAAGGGAATTTACATCAGACTTAAAAGAAATGTACAATGCACCAACACTGGAACAGGCAGAGTTTAAACTGGATGAACTAGAAGAAAAATGGGGTAAAAAGTATATGGCAGTAATTAATTCCTGGAGAAGTAACTGGAATGAGTTGACAACATACTTTAAATATGATACAAAGATAAGAAAGCTGATATATACGACAAACCCGATAGAAAGCTTAAACAGACAATTAAGAAAGTATACGAAGACAAAATCACTTTATCCGACAGATGAAGCATTGATGAAGTCAGTATATTTAAGTTTAAAGGAAGCAACAAGGAAATGGACTGGAAGAATACCGGGCTGGGGAGAAATATATTCTCAGTTAAGTATTTATTTTGAAGGAAGGATTTAA